The proteins below are encoded in one region of Stigmatopora argus isolate UIUO_Sarg chromosome 2, RoL_Sarg_1.0, whole genome shotgun sequence:
- the dmxl2 gene encoding dmX-like protein 2 isoform X4, which produces MHLHQVLTGAVNPGDCCYSVGSVNDVPFTAYGSGCDVVILASDFECVQIIPGAQNGNIQVGCVECSHQLGRIAASYGNTVCIFEPLSTNPNKRHKLNYQWQKTGQFFLDAITYNLAWDPQGYRILAATERLQLWAPPLTDALIEEEDGHVTEDKPHLVLNDWNCVWQCRTAASVHVAKWSPDGEYFATVGKDDCLLKVWYPTTGWRSAVVVQDPSEKKVPAVHFSFVYLAHPRSVTGMSWRKTSKYMPKGSVCNVLLTSCDDGVCRLWSETLLPEDSLLGGQISDNTHSFSSSLPGSSGNKDKIQHALESIHHLKHLRRGRRRSSALVAHSELLPSQLGTQDAHTHRHIAHHANALCHFHISASINPNTDIPSMLADSALFNADDGSGAGGFVVHWLNNKDLSFTCSMDLFMLQLRKFSEQQLEHATEDPLEPEGSPLKFDFDLDEMSDKASSELGEEGEPGEQGSTKASSPGSSSSLPLPSMLLERKMEILITEWNKSPDMLFTIHPTDGSFLVWHVKYLDEFKQGIFRQVQVSFSSRIPVAFPTGDANSLSKNILMYACTLTESESSRTGEQGSMVPYVAHSVSASAGLGSHALASSSNTNPGVSPAVMMVSKHVDGSLNQWAVTFAERSAFSNVLTVSHKFRYCGHRFHLNDQACHTVLPLLLTSSHHNALLTPPSAPGSIDGEQPPTLPLPKGLPRKQLRNAATRTFHDPNAIYSELILWRVDHIGPLSCTGGVSELARINSLHTSAFSNVAWLPSLVPSSVLGTYCNSASACFVASDGKNLRLYQAVVDARKLLDELSDPETSKLVGEVFNIVSQQSTARPGCIIELDVITNQCGANTQLLHVFQEDFILGYKPQKEPDTHTAAFLSGEDYQPPPFSEKFFLVVIEKDLNRNSVLQMWHLHLQSVQACVDEPNKDSSFQSQLMVPNQIVNADSSPETSPVRPLPRSASTVNLQSASKLILSSKLVYSKRLDLPHGVEVTRATPSAGHLSSSSIYPVCLAPYLIVTTCSDSRVRFWHCAVEGDHGDSDNDRDKRMYRWEPWALMNEEEDNNSAVFVSGRPVAVSCSYIGRLAVAFKQPRQGQISGKEFSMHVSIYECESTGGSEWVLEQTLHLEEFNRPSQTLDPRVSVDSNLFVYSRSDLYMCRDRNSPNIKHYVHLDWLSKEDGSHILTVGVGSNILMYGRISGMVHEQTSSKEGVAVITLPLGGSIKQGIRSRWILLRAVDLLSSVDGTPSLPVSLSWVRDGILVVGMDCEMHVYAQWHQDKKPGEGEEGNMSSVDIAGGQTQASSSVFEGRARSKSVFEGSVAVDEALRAPAGLQEGGLFEAAHSLSPTLPQYHPTQLLELMDLGKVRRAKAILAHLVKCIAGEVAVVRDVEAGEGGARRHLSRTISVTGSTAKDTIVAGRDGGRDYTEINSIPPLPLYALMLADEDTSFKGTEEPVKGPKVANGDTRHMSSEDQYADLFQVPTVTTDDFVNFATDKPEKKSRVINLSQYGPAYFGPEHAQVLSSHLMHSSLPGLTRLEQMFLVALADTVATTSAEVTSSTDQQYTGGEALDECGLRYLLAMRLHTCLLTSLPPLYRMQLLHQGLSTCHFAWAFHSEAEEELLNMIPAMQRGDLQWSELRAVGVGWWIRNINTLRKMVEKLGKAAFQRHNDPLDAALFYLAMKKKAVLWGLFRSQHDEKMTQFFKNNFTEDRWRRAALKNAFSLLGKQRFEQSAAFFLLAGSLKDAIEVLLEKMEDLQLAMIVARLYEADFENSSTCQGLLFEKVLGCNKDGSQYHCSRLHPDPFLRSIAYWIMKDYTQALDTLLERIPKDDDDDNPDVMVKSCNPVVFSFYNYLRTHPLIIRRHYATSEGTTTTVGLTAEKNSADEINLIERKLFFTTANAHFKVGCPVLALEVLSKIPKVTKKSGSSPLSKASSKVNVSLNQPLEQSTGLDWGSSAPPAWGGNESSGGMDWGQPVSKLEDDDLKLDWGDDKDDDEDEEEEDCLTMKKLETETKVEGTFDSKLQRDDSKGDSEVDVIAEQLKFRACLKILMTELRTLATGFEVDGGKLRFQLYSWLEKEIAAMHTICNYKVEGKEREPEVERWAERAVSVDISDDMLERTDADAYERHQMERRRLQAKQQHSERRKAWLRKNQALLRVFLSYCSLHGAKGGGVTSVRMELLFLLQESQQEITVKQLQSPLPLPTTLPLLSACIATTKTVIANPVLHLSNHIRDILHTITLMEAPPHPDVIDERVNALHTLAASLSACIYQALCDSHSYSSQTEANQFTGMVYQGLLLSERKRLRTESIEEHITPNSAPAQWPGVSSLISLLTSAKEEDQPRLNVLLCEAVMAVYLALLIHGLGTHNSNELFRLAAHPLNNRMWAAVFGGGAKVIIKPKRPEAPPVPADFEAARPEESQESGRPEQGSLAQTPKPIPYETQCPKQCPPLVSRGGGPGTVTSATKTSLVPPQPPAEDGDRYRRRFNMRMLVPGRPVKETPAAPPPLPAERPTYREKFIPPELSMWDYFVAKPFLPLSDSNTLCDSDESGAEDDEDDDDAFLSDTQITEHSDPNSYSWALIRLAMVKMFHHSIKNFLPITGLDFADLPVTSPFTNAVLKTLENWEHILLETMNKFDGPPPNYINTYPTDLSAGGGPAILRHKAMLEPDNTPFKTKNHQSFPARRLWHFLVKQEVLQETLIRYIFTKKRKQSESVDNHMERVKPNCIAGASALNKVEADLGYPGGKAKIVHKESDIIMAFAINKANSNEIVLASTHDVQEVDVSTLVAVQPYAWIGEEFDKESRSSDDVDYKSSHTNIAQASSGPFAPPQMPVSASMPWLGSGQTSMGASVIMKRNLNNVKRMTSHPIYQYYMTGAQDGSVRMFEWNRPQQLICFRQAGNARVTRLYFNSQGNKCGVADGEGFLSLWQVNQTSSNPKPYLSWQCHTKTCGDFAFITSSSLIATAGQSNDNRNVCLWDTLISPSNTMVHAFPCHENGATVLQYAPKQQLLITGGRKGFVCVFDIRQRQLLHTFQAHDSAIKALALDAFEDFFVTGSAEGNMKVWKLAGHGLMHSFGSEHAKQSIFRNIGAGVMQVETRPGNRIFTCGADGTLKMRVLPDRYNIPSGLIDVL; this is translated from the exons ATGCATCTGCACCAGGTTCTGACGGGGGCTGTGAATCCCGGCGATTGCTGCTACTCGGTGGGCAGCGTCAATGACGTTCCCTTCACG gctTATGGCTCAGGTTGTGATGTAGTGATCTTGGCCAGTGACTTCGAGTGTGTGCAGATCATCCCAGGAGCTCAGAATGGGAACATTCAGGTGGGCTGTGTGGAGTGCTCCCATCAGCTTGGCAGG ATTGCTGCCTCCTACGGAAACACAGTCTGTATCTTTGAACCTCTCTCTACCAACCCAAACAAGCGCCACAAG CTTAACTATCAGTGGCAAAAGACAGGGCAGTTCTTCCTCGATGCCATCACCTACAACCTGGCCTGGGACCCGCAGG GGTACCGTATCCTAGCAGCAACCGAGCGGCTCCAGCTGTGGGCTCCACCGTTGACAGACGCTCTAATTGAAGAGGAGGACGGTCACGTGACTGAGGATAAGCCTCATCTCGTTCTGAATGACTGGAATtgcgtctggcagtgcag GACTGCTGCTTCCGTGCATGTTGCCAAGTGGTCCCCTGATGGAGAGTACTTCGCAACAGTTGGGAAG GATGACTGTTTACTCAAAGTATGGTATCCAACTACGGGCTGGCGTTCTGCAGTTGTGGTCCAGGACCCCTCAGAAAAGAAAGTCCCTGCTGTTCACTTCTCCTTTGTTTATCTGGCCCATCCCCGCTCAGTCACTGGTATGTCCTGGAGGAAGACCAGCAAGTACATGCCAAA GGGTTCAGTCTGCAATGTTTTGCTGACATCCTGTGACGATGGCGTGTGCCGCCTGTGGTCGGAGACCTTGCTTCCCGAGGACAGCTTGCTCGGCGGGCAAATATCTGATAACACGCACTCTTTTAGCTCCAGCTTACCAGGCTCGTCAGGCAATAAGGACAAGATTCAGCATGCTTTAGAG TCTATTCACCATCTGAAGCATCTGCGTCGGGGAAGGCGACGATCATCTGCTTTGGTAGCCCACAGTGAGCTGCTCCCTTCTCAGCTTGGAACACaggatgcacacacacaccgtcACATTGCTCATCATGCCAACGCATTGTGTCACTTCCACATCTCAGCAAGTATTAATCCCAACACAG ACATCCCATCAATGCTGGCAGACTCTGCACTCTTCAACGCAGATGACGGCAGCGGCGCAGGAGGATTTGTTGTTCACTGGCTCAATAATAAAGACCTAAGCTTCACCTGTTCCATGGATCTTTTTATGCTACAGCTTCGCAAGTTCTCTGAGCAGCAGTTAGAACATGCAACAGAAGACCCCTTGGAACCTGAAGGATCCCCTTTGAAGTTTGATTTTg ACCTGGATGAAATGTCTGACAAAGCCTCATCTGAGCTTGGAGAAGAGGGAGAACCAGGGGAGCAAGGAAGCACAAAGGCATCATCTCCAGGATCCAGCTCCAGCTTGCCTTTGCCCTCAATGCTACTGGAGAGAAAAATGGAGATTCTGATCACAGAGTGGAATAAGAGTCCTGACATGCTGTTCACCATTCACCCAACTGATGGTTCTTTCCTTGTATGGCATGTGAAGTACTTGGATGAATTCAAGCAAGGCATCTTTAGGCAGGTTCAG GTGTCCTTTTCCTCTCGTATCCCAGTGGCATTTCCCACAGGTGATGCCAATTCTTTgagtaaaaacattttgatgtaTGCCTGTACTTTGACCGAGAGTGAAAGTTCAAGAACAGGCGAGCAGGGTAGCATGGTTCCATATGTCGCTCACTCCGTGTCAGCTTCAGCTGGCCTCGGTTCACATGCCCTGGCCTCTTCTTCTAACACAAATCCTGGCGTCAGTCCTGCTGTCATGATGGTCTCCAAACATGTTGATGGATCTCTTAACCAG TGGGCTGTGACATTTGCCGAGCGCTCTGCCTTCTCCAACGTATTGACTGTGTCCCACAAATTCCGCTACTGTGGTCACCGTTTCCATCTGAATGATCAAGCCTGTCACACAGTGCTACCACTGCTGCTCACTTCATCACACCACAATGCACTACTTACACCGCCCTCAGCTCCTGGTAGCATTGATGGGGAACAACCTCCCACCCTTCCCCTTCCAAAGGGACTTCCTAG GAAGCAGCTTCGCAATGCAGCAACAAGGACCTTCCATGACCCCAATGCCATCTACAGTGAACTCATCTTGTGGCGAGTGGATCATATTGGACCACTCTCTTGCACTGGAGGAGTCTCGGAATTGGCTCGAATCAACTCTCTACACACCTCTGCATTCAGCAATGTTGCTTGGCTACCTTCACTTGTCCCTAGCTCTGTACTTG GAACATACTGTAATAGTGCCAGTGCCTGCTTTGTGGCATCAGATGGTAAGAACCTGCGTCTCTATCAAGCTGTAGTGGATGCCAGAAAGCTACTAGATGAGCTCTCAGATCCAGAAACATCT AAACTAGTTGGGGAAGTGTTCAACATTGTCAGCCAGCAGTCCACTGCCAGACCTGGCTGTATCATAGAGCTAGATGTCATTACAAACCAG TGTGGGGCCAACACCCAGCTGCTGCATGTCTTCCAAGAGGATTTTATTCTAGGTTACAAACCTCAAAAAGAACCAGATACACATACGGCTGCTTTTCTATCTGGTGAAG ATTATCAACCTCCTCCATTTTCTGAGAAATTTTTCCTCGTGGTGATAGAAAAGGATCTCAACAGAAACTCTGTGCTGCAAATGTGGCACCTGCACCTCCAGTCTGTTCAGGCTTGTGTCG ATGAACCGAACAAAGATTCTAGTTTCCAGAGCCAGCTCATGGTTCCCAACCAAATTGTGAATGCTGACTCATCTCCAGAGACATCCCCTGTCAGACCACTCCCGCGCTCAGCCTCCACGGTCAACTTGCAATCAGCCAGCAAACTCATCCTCAGTTCCAAATTGGTGTACAGCAAGCGACTTGACTTGCCTCACGGGGTAGAGGTTACCAGAGCAACACCGTCTGCTG GCCATCTCAGTTCCTCCTCCATCTACCCTGTGTGCCTGGCTCCCTATCTGATTGTGACTACCTGCTCTGACTCTCGAGTGCGGTTCTGGCACTGTGCCGTAGAGGGTGATCACGGAGATAGTGACAATGACCGGGACAAGCGGATGTACCGCTGGGAGCCGTGGGCTTTAATGAATGAGGAAGAAGACAACAACAGCGCTGTGTTTGTATCAGGACGGCCCGTTGCAGTGTCCTGCTCCTATATTGGTAGGCTGGCTGTAGCGTTTAAACAGCCACGTCAAGGACAG aTTTCTGGAAAAGAGTTTTCAATGCACGTGTCTATCTATGAGTGTGAATCAACTGGTGGTTCAGAGTGGGTTTTGGAGCAAACGCTCCACTTGGAAGAATTTAATAGACCCTCTCAAACATTGGACCCAAGAGTCAGTGTGGACTCAAacctgtttgtttacagcag ATCGGACCTGTACATGTGCAGAGACCGCAATTCCCCCAATATCAAGCACTACGTCCACTTGGATTGGTTATCCAAAGAAGATGGCTCTCACATTCTCACTGTGGGGGTTGGCTCCAACATTCTTATGTATGGCCGAATCTCCGGCATGGTCCATGAGCAGACAAGTAGCAAAGAGGGCGTGGCTGTCATCACACTCCCTCTAGGGGGCAGTATCAAGCAGGGGATACGCTCTCGCTGGATCCTGCTACGGGCCGTGGACTTGCTGTCCTCTGTGGATGGCACGCCTTCTCTGCCGGTTTCACTCTCCTGGGTTAGGGATGGCATCTTGGTGGTGGGCATGGACTGTGAGATGCACGTGTATGCCCAATGGCACCAGGACAAGAAGCCCGGTGAAGGAGAGGAGGGCAACATGTCATCTGTAGACATTGCAGGAGGCCAAACTCAAGCTTCTTCCTCAGTCTTTGAAGGGAGAGCCAGGTCTAAAAGTGTGTTTGAAGGAAGCGTTGCAGTGGATGAGGCCTTACGTGCACCGGCTGGACTTCAAGAGGGTGGACTTTTTGAGGCGGCTCACTCTCTGTCCCCAACATTACCCCAGTATCATCCCACGCAACTGCTTGAACTAATGGATTTGGGAAAGGTTCGTCGAGCCAAA GCCATTCTTGCTCATTTGGTAAAGTGTATTGCTGGGGAGGTGGCTGTAGTCCGGGATGTGGAGGCAGGTGAAGGCGGAGCCAGGAGACATCTCTCCCGAACCATCAGTGTGACTGGCAGCACAGCAAAAGACACAATTGTGGCCGGTCGCGATGGTGGACGGGATTACACCGAAATCAACTCCATCCCCCCGCTTCCGCTCTATGCCCTCATGTTGGCTGATGAAGATACTTCCTTTAAGGGGACTGAAGAACCTGTCAAAGGACCAAAAGTAGCCAATGGTGACACCAGGCACATGTCTAGTGAGGACCAATATGCTGACCTCTTCCAG GTGCCAACAGTCACCACAGATGACTTTGTGAACTTTGCCACAGACAAACCAGAGAAGAAATCTCGTGTTATCAACCTCTCACAATATGGTCCTGCTTACTTTGGACCAGAGCATGCACAG GTGTTATCCAGTCACCTTATGCACTCCAGCCTCCCTGGACTTACCCGACTTGAGCAGATGTTCTTGGTGGCCCTGGCTGACACTGTAGCAACCACTAGTGCTGAGGTCACTAGCTCCACGGACCAACAATACACAG GAGGCGAGGCTCTGGATGAGTGTGGACTGAGGTACTTGCTGGCCATGCGTCTTCATACTTGCCTGCTCACCTCTCTGCCCCCACTTTACCGCATGCAGCTTCTTCACCAGG GTCTGTCAACATGCCATTTTGCCTGGGCCTTTCACTCTGAAGCAGAGGAGGAGCTGTTGAATATGATTCCGGCAATGCAGAGAGGTGACCTGCAGTGGTCTGAGCTCCGAGCGGTTGGGGTTGGTTGGTGGATACGCAACATCAACACCCTGAGGAAAATGGTGGAGAAG TTGGGCAAAGCTGCATTCCAGAGGCACAACGACCCCTTAGATGCTGCGCTCTTCTACTTGGCAATGAAGAAAAAGGCTGTCCTTTGGGGTCTGTTCAG GTCCCAGCATGATGAGAAGATGACTCAGTTCTTCAAGAATAATTTCACTGAAGACCGTTGGCGAAGGGCAGCTCTAAAAAATGCTTTCTCCCTGCTTGGAAAACAACGCTTTGAACAGTCAGCCGCTTTCTTCTTACTGGCAGGATCCCTCAAAGATGCAATCGAG GTGTTGCTGGAGAAGATGGAGGATCTCCAATTAGCCATGATAGTTGCCAGATTGTACGAGGCTGACTTTGAGAACTCATCCACCTGCCAAGGCCTCCTTTTTGAGAAGGTTCTTGGCTGTAACAAGGACGGAAGTCAGTACCACTGTTCAAGACTTCACCCTGACCCATTCTTGCGCAGCATAGCATACTGGATAATGAAGGATTACACCCAAGCTCTGGACACACTTTTAGAGCGCATCCctaaagatgatgatgatgataaccCTG ATGTGATGGTAAAATCTTGCAACCCCGTGGTGTTCAGTTTTTACAACTATCTAAGAACACACCCGCTCATCATCCGACGACACTATGCTACTTCAGAGGGCACAACAACCACTGTGGGTCTCACTGCAGAAAAGAACAGTGCAGACGAGATCAACCTAATAGAGCGCAAATTGTTCTTCACCACAGCCAATGCTCATTTTAAG GTGGGCTGCCCAGTTCTAGCCCTGGAGGTGCTTTCCAAAATCCCCAAAGTTACCAAGAAATCCGGGTCATCTCCACTCAGCAAGGCTTCATCCAAGGTCAACGTGAGCTTAAACCAGCCACTGGAACAGAGCACAGGACTGGACTGGGGTTCATCTGCTCCCCCTGCATGGGGAGGGAATGAAAGTTCAGGCGGGATGGATTGGGGCCAACCCGTGAGCAAGTTGGAGGATGATGACCTTAAGCTTGACTGGGGAGATGACAAAGACGATGAtgaagacgaggaggaggaggattgtCTGACTATGAAGAAACTTGAAACTGAGACAAAAGTGGAGGGAACATTTGATTCAAAGCTGCAGAGAGACGACTCAAAG GGTGACTCTGAGGTGGACGTGATAGCTGAACAGCTGAAGTTCCGTGCCTGTCTAAAAATTTTAATGACAGAGCTGCGCACGCTCGCTACCGGCTTCGAGGTCGATGGAGGGAAGCTTCGTTTTCAGCTCTACAGTTGGCTTGAAAAGGAGATCGCAGCAATGCACACCATCTGCAACTACAAG GTAGAAGGGAAGGAGCGAGAGCCAGAAGTGGAGCGCTGGGCGGAACGAGCAGTATCGGTGGATATATCAGATGACATGTTGGAGAGAACAGACGCCGATGCCTATGAGCGTCACCAAATGGAGCGGCGACGTCTCCAAGCAAAGCAGCAGCACTCGGAGAGGCGCAAGGCTTGGCTGAGGAAGAACCAGGCCTTGCTTAGAGTCTTCCTCTCTTACTGCAGCCTCCACGGAGCCAAGGGTGGCGGAGTCACCTCTGTACGCATGGAGCTCCTGTTCCTTCTGCAGGAGAGTCAGCAG GAGATCACAGTGAAGCAGCTTCAATCTCCCCTGCCTCTGCCAACCACCTTGCCTCTGCTCTCGGCCTGCATCGCCACCACCAAAACGGTCATAGCCAATCCCGTGCTTCATCTCAGCAACCACATTCGCGATATCCTCCACACCATCACCCTAATGGAGGCACCGCCGCATCCAGATGTCATAGATGAGCGG GTAAATGCCCTGCACACACTGGCAGCGTCTCTGTCTGCTTGCATCTACCAGGCACTGTGTGACAGCCACAGTTACAG CAGCCAGACAGAGGCCAACCAATTTACTGGAATGGTGTACCAGGGCTTGTTGCTCAGCGAAAGGAAACGACTCCGTACAGAAAGCATCGAGGAACATATCACTCCTAATTCAGCTCCTGCTCAATGGCCAG GTGTGTCGTCCCTGATTTCTCTGTTGACGTCTGCCAAGGAGGAGGACCAGCCAAGACTCAACGTGCTTCTGTGCGAGGCAGTCATGGCTGTTTATTTAGCCTTGCTCATCCACGGCTTGGGCACCCACAACAGCAATGAACTCTTCCGCCTCGCCGCACATCCCCTCAACAATCGCATGTGGGCTGCTGTCTTTGGAGGAGGAGCCAAAGTCATAATTAAGCCAAAGAGGCCCGAGGCCCCACCAG tgccagctgactttgaggcAGCCAGGCCCGAAGAGTCTCAGGAGTCGGGAAGACCTGAGCAGGGCAGCCTTGCCCAAACCCCCAAACCCATTCCCTATGAAACCCAATGTCCCAAACAGTGCCCTCCTCTCGTTTCAAGGGGAGGTGGGCCGGGCACTGTGACATCAGCAACTAAGACTAGCT TGGTGCCCCCTCAGCCTCCAGCTGAGGATGGAGACCGATACAGGCGCAGGTTTAACATGAGGATGTTAGTTCCCGGACGCCCTGTGAAGGAGACACCAGCTGCCCCGCCGCCGCTGCCTGCAGAGAGACCCACTTACAGGGAGAAATTTATTCCCCCAGAGTTGAGCATGTGGGACTATTTTGTAGCCAAA CCCTTCCTGCCGTTATCAGACAGCAACACTCTCTGTGACTCGGATGAAAGTGGAGCAGAGgacgatgaagatgatgatgatgccttCCTTTCAGATACTCAGATAACTGAGCACTCTGACCCCAACTCATACAG CTGGGCCCTGATCCGCTTGGCCATGGTGAAAATGTTTCATCACAGCATTAAAAATTTCCTCCCTATCACTGGTCTTGACTTTGCAG ACCTGCCAGTCACTTCACCTTTTACAAATGCTGTGTTGAAGACCTTGGAGAACTGGGAACATATTTTACTGGAGACGATGAATAAATTTGATGGTCCGCCCCCCAACTACATTAACACTTACCCTACTGACCTTAGCGCTGGAGGCGGTCCCGCCATCCTGCGTCACAAGGCCATGCTGGAGCCAGACAATACTCCTTTCAA GACAAAGAATCACCAGTCCTTTCCAGCCCGGCGGTTGTGGCATTTCTTGGTCAAACAGGAAGTTCTTCAGGAGACCTTAATCCGTTACATCTTCACCAAGAAAAGGAAGCAGAGCGAG TCTGTAGACAACCATATGGAGCGTGTAAAGCCAAACTGCATAGCTGGAGCTAGCGCTCTCAACAAG GTGGAGGCAGATTTGGGCTATCCTGGAGGCAAAGCAAAAATTGTTCACAAGGAATCGGACATTATTATGGCATTTGCAATTAACAAG GCTAACTCTAACGAAATAGTGCTGGCCTCAACCCACGATGTCCAGGAAGTGGATGTGTCCACGTTGGTGGCTGTTCAGCCTTACGCCTGGATTGGAGAGGAGTTTGATAAGGAGTCACGCAG CTCTGATGACGTTGACTACAAGTCATCGCATACCAACATTGCCCAGGCCAGCTCTGGTCCGTTTGCACCACCACAGATGCCCGTCTCTGCATCCATGCCGTGGCTGGGTAGTGGGCAGACCAGCATGGGAGCCAGTGTG ATCATGAAGAGGAATCTTAATAACGTCAAGAGGATGACGTCTCACCCAATATATCAGTATT ATATGACAGGGGCCCAGGATGGCAGTGTTCGCATGTTTGAATGGAACAGACCTCAGCAGCTCATCTGCTTCAGACAAGCAGGCAACGCTCGCGTCACTCGACTGTATTTTAACTCCCAGGGCAACAAG TGTGGCGTTGCTGACGGAGAGGGATTTCTCAGTCTGTGGCAAGTCAATCAGACCTCCTCAAATCCCAAACCTTACCTG AGTTGGCAGTGCCACACAAAAACATGTGGAGATTTTGCATTCATCACATCTTCGAGTCTCATCGCCACGGCCGGACAATCCAATGACAACAG AAATGTGTGTCTTTGGGACACCCTGATATCCCCCAGCAATACCATGGTCCATG CGTTCCCCTGTCACGAAAACGGAGCCACA